A stretch of the Luteimonas sp. JM171 genome encodes the following:
- a CDS encoding DUF924 family protein, whose protein sequence is MTDSRIAEVIDYWRPVVAKRLWMEADPAFDRDFRQRFLGLHMEAAARRCDGWMETAGGALALMVLLDQFPRNAFRGTAHMYATDGMALMHAREAERRGYMEQVEPGFRMFFVYPFAHSENLADLERAVSLAARIGDEWARRVGGHRDTIRRFGRFPRRNRLLGRESTSGERAFLARVP, encoded by the coding sequence ATGACTGATTCGCGGATCGCCGAGGTGATCGACTACTGGCGGCCCGTGGTCGCCAAGCGGCTGTGGATGGAAGCGGACCCCGCGTTCGATCGCGACTTCCGCCAGCGCTTCCTTGGCCTTCACATGGAAGCCGCGGCCCGCCGCTGCGACGGATGGATGGAGACCGCCGGAGGCGCCCTGGCGCTGATGGTCCTGCTCGACCAGTTCCCGCGCAACGCGTTCCGGGGCACCGCCCACATGTATGCCACCGATGGCATGGCGCTGATGCATGCGCGCGAGGCGGAGCGGCGTGGATACATGGAGCAGGTGGAACCGGGGTTCCGGATGTTCTTCGTGTACCCCTTCGCGCATTCGGAAAACCTGGCCGACCTGGAGCGTGCGGTGTCGCTTGCCGCCCGCATCGGCGACGAGTGGGCGCGTCGGGTGGGTGGACACCGCGACACCATCCGCAGGTTCGGGCGGTTTCCGCGGCGCAACCGCCTGCTCGGGCGGGAAAGCACAAGCGGGGAACGCGCGTTCCTGGCAAGGGTCCCCTAG
- a CDS encoding porin, with product MRTRRPRRASCPVLPHRKRLAGMVVLALSVGGANAAEWSTSGDVRFGYVASETRSRSGTETDADSLRARVRFRVRGDLGSGWHFSSRVAARLDTAQGDEEFWMRSYAPGPAGLENGQGTIDEAYLEYRPSDAPWSVRMGRFQAAWGLDDVMKKSLDQNDSPNFDVTWTDGVWLQWRPGEDWTTHFIVRHNDRRGPTGNLRQPLTFSDSDSRIGVFAAAESKTPVGPLIQRMVTVNWLPSALHPYGVADPRTEDYFAVTGKATAQWPLGASGTQFRLGGELGYAPNTPRRETMNSGTGDADSLSWQASFNFMDIAPEHDLGFVYGRVADGWLLSSDFPANRKLAEVRWAWQVSPAWQLHVRLRRRDEIDLPAGTGHPRRDDDLYVRATWRF from the coding sequence ATGCGTACCCGTCGCCCCCGACGCGCTTCCTGCCCGGTCCTGCCTCACCGCAAACGTCTTGCCGGCATGGTGGTGCTGGCGCTGTCCGTGGGCGGCGCCAATGCCGCGGAGTGGTCCACCAGCGGCGACGTCCGCTTCGGCTATGTCGCTTCCGAAACCCGCTCCCGGAGCGGGACCGAAACCGACGCCGACAGCCTGCGGGCCCGCGTCCGATTCCGCGTGCGCGGCGACCTGGGCAGCGGCTGGCATTTCAGCAGCCGCGTCGCCGCCCGCCTCGACACTGCCCAGGGCGACGAAGAGTTCTGGATGCGCAGCTACGCGCCGGGCCCGGCCGGGCTGGAAAACGGCCAGGGAACGATCGACGAGGCGTACCTGGAATACCGTCCGTCCGATGCGCCATGGAGCGTGCGCATGGGCCGTTTCCAGGCCGCCTGGGGCCTGGACGACGTGATGAAGAAGTCGCTCGACCAGAACGACAGCCCCAACTTCGACGTCACCTGGACCGACGGCGTGTGGCTGCAGTGGCGTCCCGGCGAGGACTGGACCACCCACTTCATCGTGCGCCACAACGACCGCCGCGGCCCGACCGGCAACCTGCGCCAGCCGCTGACGTTCAGCGACAGCGACTCGCGCATCGGCGTCTTCGCGGCGGCCGAATCCAAAACCCCGGTCGGCCCGCTCATCCAGCGGATGGTGACCGTCAACTGGCTGCCATCGGCACTGCATCCGTACGGCGTCGCCGATCCGCGGACGGAGGATTATTTCGCCGTGACCGGCAAGGCCACCGCGCAGTGGCCGCTGGGCGCGAGCGGGACCCAATTCCGGCTCGGCGGCGAATTGGGCTACGCGCCGAACACGCCGCGCCGGGAGACGATGAATTCCGGCACCGGCGACGCCGACTCGCTGTCGTGGCAGGCTTCGTTCAACTTCATGGACATCGCGCCCGAGCACGACCTGGGCTTCGTCTACGGCCGGGTCGCCGATGGCTGGCTGCTGTCGAGCGACTTCCCTGCCAACAGGAAGCTGGCCGAAGTGCGCTGGGCCTGGCAGGTCTCCCCGGCATGGCAGCTGCATGTCCGCCTGCGCCGGCGTGACGAAATCGACCTGCCTGCCGGCACCGGGCATCCCCGCCGCGACGACGACCTTTACGTACGCGCGACCTGGCGCTTCTAG
- a CDS encoding FAD-dependent oxidoreductase, with translation MNRIVILGSGFAALSTVRGLRAAGVADPVTVVSPRHELVYLPSLIWLPSGKRSGGDLRVPLAGFFARHDVRWHQGSVQQVKDAGRRVVTDAGELDNDFLVIATGGRYLRRLPGIEHAIIPCEGIAAAESIRDRLAAMDGGTIAVGFATNPKEPGAVRGGPMFEFLFGIDTLLRQQGRRERFELVFFNPSEQPGQRLGPAAVAKMLARMRALNIHTHLGHKPLRFEPDRVVTEGGDFAADLILFMPGLTGPAWLDGSDLPLSEGGFVAAEHTCRVRGMERVYVAGDAGSYPGPDWMAKQAHQADLQAGAVAKNIAAELRGQPAGHGFKAELVCIVDSLDAGMLVYRSGRRNLSLPRMRGLHWLKQQFEARYLNQYR, from the coding sequence ATGAACAGGATCGTCATCCTCGGCAGCGGCTTCGCCGCCCTCTCCACCGTCCGCGGCCTGCGCGCGGCGGGCGTGGCCGATCCGGTCACCGTGGTCTCGCCGCGGCACGAGCTCGTGTACCTGCCCAGCCTGATCTGGCTGCCCTCCGGCAAGCGCAGCGGCGGCGACCTGCGCGTTCCGCTCGCAGGCTTCTTCGCCCGACACGATGTTCGCTGGCACCAGGGCAGCGTGCAGCAGGTGAAGGACGCAGGGCGCCGCGTGGTCACGGACGCCGGGGAGCTGGACAACGACTTCCTGGTCATTGCCACGGGCGGCCGCTACCTGCGCCGGCTGCCGGGCATCGAGCACGCGATCATCCCCTGCGAAGGCATCGCCGCCGCCGAATCGATCCGCGACCGGCTGGCGGCCATGGACGGCGGCACCATCGCGGTGGGCTTTGCCACCAACCCGAAGGAACCGGGTGCGGTGCGCGGCGGGCCGATGTTCGAATTCCTGTTCGGCATCGACACCCTGCTGCGGCAACAGGGCCGGCGCGAGCGCTTCGAACTGGTGTTCTTCAACCCGTCGGAGCAGCCCGGCCAGCGGCTGGGTCCGGCGGCGGTGGCAAAGATGCTGGCGCGCATGCGGGCGCTCAACATCCACACCCACCTTGGCCACAAGCCGCTGCGCTTCGAGCCTGATCGGGTGGTGACCGAAGGCGGCGACTTCGCCGCCGACCTGATCCTGTTCATGCCCGGGCTTACCGGCCCGGCCTGGCTGGACGGCAGCGACCTGCCGCTGTCGGAAGGCGGCTTCGTCGCCGCCGAACACACCTGTCGTGTCCGCGGCATGGAACGCGTGTATGTGGCGGGAGACGCCGGCAGCTATCCCGGCCCGGACTGGATGGCCAAGCAGGCGCACCAGGCCGACCTGCAGGCCGGCGCGGTGGCAAAGAACATCGCCGCCGAGCTGCGCGGCCAGCCGGCCGGGCACGGGTTCAAGGCCGAGCTCGTTTGCATCGTCGATTCACTGGATGCCGGCATGCTGGTGTACCGCAGCGGCCGGCGGAACCTGTCCCTGCCGCGAATGCGCGGTTTGCACTGGCTCAAGCAGCAGTTCGAGGCGCGCTATCTGAACCAATACCGCTGA